From one Cucurbita pepo subsp. pepo cultivar mu-cu-16 chromosome LG17, ASM280686v2, whole genome shotgun sequence genomic stretch:
- the LOC111778313 gene encoding probable magnesium transporter NIPA1 isoform X2, which yields MITLIVGETANFVAYAYAPAILVTPLGALSIIFSAVLAHFMLKEKLHIFGVLGCILCVVGSTTIVLHAPLDRKIESVKEVWHLATQPGFLVYSCLTIVVVAVLIFRFAPRYGRSHMIIYIGICSLMGSLTVMSVKAVAIAVKLTFGGVNQFKYFETWFFTVFVIASCVLQVIYLNKALDAFNSAVISPVYYVTFTTFTIIASMIMFKNWDSQSAAQIATEVCGFITILSGTFLLHKTKDMGKPSASEPPLIQTQTQTQTQTQTLSHPHQNLNSS from the exons ATGATAACCT TGATTGTTGGGGAGACTGCTAACTTTGTTGCCTATGCATATGCTCCGGCAATTCTTGtcacccccttgggagctTTGAGCATTATTTTCAG TGCAGTCTTAGCTCACTTTATGTTGAAGGAGAAGCTGCATATCTTTGGTGTTCTTGGTTGTATTCTGTGTGTTGTGGGTTCTACAACTATTGTTTTGCATGCCCCACTGGATAGAAAGATTGAATCTGTTAAGGAAGTATGGCATCTTGCAACACAGCCAG GATTTCTCGTCTACTCATGCCTAACGATAGTTGTAGTTGCGGTACTTATTTTTCGATTTGCCCCACGCTACGGCCGGTCAcatatgataatatatatcGGAATTTGCTCTCTCATGGGCTCTCTTACG GTTATGAGTGTTAAGGCAGTAGCTATTGCTGTCAAGTTGACATTTGGAGGAGTGAATCAATTCAAGTACTTTGAGACATGGTTCTTCACTGTGTTTGTGATAGCCTCTTGTGTTTTGCAGGTCATCTACTTGAACAAG GCTCTTGATGCTTTCAACTCTGCTGTTATATCTCCAGTTTACTATGTGACATTCACAACATTTACCATCATTGCCAGTATGATCATGTTCAAG AACTGGGACTCTCAAAGTGCAGCACAGATTGCCACTGAAGTTTGTGGATTCATCACCATTCTTTCTGGCACCTTCCTCCTCCACAAAACTAAGGACATGGGGAAGCCTTCTGCCTCTGAGCCCCCTCTcatccaaacccaaacccaaacccaaacccaaacccaaacccttAGCCATCCCCATCAAAATCTTAATTcctcataa
- the LOC111778313 gene encoding probable magnesium transporter NIPA1 isoform X1, translating into MGILTDNVRGFLLAVSSSVFIGSSTIIKKKGLIKSAAAGTRAASGGFSYLCEPWWWAGMITLIVGETANFVAYAYAPAILVTPLGALSIIFSAVLAHFMLKEKLHIFGVLGCILCVVGSTTIVLHAPLDRKIESVKEVWHLATQPGFLVYSCLTIVVVAVLIFRFAPRYGRSHMIIYIGICSLMGSLTVMSVKAVAIAVKLTFGGVNQFKYFETWFFTVFVIASCVLQVIYLNKALDAFNSAVISPVYYVTFTTFTIIASMIMFKNWDSQSAAQIATEVCGFITILSGTFLLHKTKDMGKPSASEPPLIQTQTQTQTQTQTLSHPHQNLNSS; encoded by the exons ATGGGGATTTTGACTGATAATGTTCGTGGGTTTCTTCTTGCTGTCTCTTCCAGCGTTTTTATTGGTTCTAGTACTATCATTAAGAAGAAAGGTCTCATCAAATCAGCGGCTGCTGGAACAAGAGCAG CTTCTGGAGGATTTTCGTATTTGTGTGAACCTTGGTGGTGGGCTGGAATGATAACCT TGATTGTTGGGGAGACTGCTAACTTTGTTGCCTATGCATATGCTCCGGCAATTCTTGtcacccccttgggagctTTGAGCATTATTTTCAG TGCAGTCTTAGCTCACTTTATGTTGAAGGAGAAGCTGCATATCTTTGGTGTTCTTGGTTGTATTCTGTGTGTTGTGGGTTCTACAACTATTGTTTTGCATGCCCCACTGGATAGAAAGATTGAATCTGTTAAGGAAGTATGGCATCTTGCAACACAGCCAG GATTTCTCGTCTACTCATGCCTAACGATAGTTGTAGTTGCGGTACTTATTTTTCGATTTGCCCCACGCTACGGCCGGTCAcatatgataatatatatcGGAATTTGCTCTCTCATGGGCTCTCTTACG GTTATGAGTGTTAAGGCAGTAGCTATTGCTGTCAAGTTGACATTTGGAGGAGTGAATCAATTCAAGTACTTTGAGACATGGTTCTTCACTGTGTTTGTGATAGCCTCTTGTGTTTTGCAGGTCATCTACTTGAACAAG GCTCTTGATGCTTTCAACTCTGCTGTTATATCTCCAGTTTACTATGTGACATTCACAACATTTACCATCATTGCCAGTATGATCATGTTCAAG AACTGGGACTCTCAAAGTGCAGCACAGATTGCCACTGAAGTTTGTGGATTCATCACCATTCTTTCTGGCACCTTCCTCCTCCACAAAACTAAGGACATGGGGAAGCCTTCTGCCTCTGAGCCCCCTCTcatccaaacccaaacccaaacccaaacccaaacccaaacccttAGCCATCCCCATCAAAATCTTAATTcctcataa